In Dreissena polymorpha isolate Duluth1 chromosome 11, UMN_Dpol_1.0, whole genome shotgun sequence, the genomic window acaaatcttctgagcaagtttcataaagattggaaaataaatgtggcctctagagtgttaacaaggttttactatagccatataaggaaaaatgccccgccccctggcgaccatgtttttcaaccaaccggcatcattttcgaacttgtccaagatattattgggataaatcttctgaacaagtttcatgaagatcagacaataactgtggcctctagagtgttaaaaagattttactatagccatatatggaaaaatgccaaggccccttggcagccatgtttttcaagcaaacgtaaccattttcgaactcatccaagatatcattgagaccaattatctgaccaaatttcatgtactgcacaacgcatgacggacaaaaggcgatcacaaaagctcaccatgagcacgttgtgctcggGTGAgctaacaaaaatatataatttggcaggtcagataattatctccatttatttcttcccttggatttgttttttcgaccccgtgacctattttttgacccggcatgacccatatttaaacttgacctagatattgtctagatacaaattctgaacaagtttttgtaaagatcggatgaaaactatttgaattagagagcggacacaaaaagtgtgacagactgacagacagacagactgacagtttgaaaactatatacccccttttcttcaaaaggggggcataaaaatagcaaCAAGAGCTCTGCTGTCCGAGACTGATGTCCCCAAAACAGGGccttgtcacagtgaccttgacctttgaacttgttACCCAAATtccaataagggtcatctacttcccaaggccgatgcacatgtaaagtatccagccaatcagtcaatttgtggATGCGTTATTGATTGGTAATGATTTtctcacttattgtgacagtgaccttgacctttgaccccaatttcaatagtgtTCATGTACTGTccaggccaatgcacatgtgaagtatcaagcctattGGTCCATtcgttgacgagtaattgatcagaaactattttcacacttattgtgacagtcactttgacctttgacctagtgaccccaatttctataAAGGTCATCAACTgtacaaggccaatgcaaatgtgaagtatcaagccaagtGGTTatttcgttgacaagttattatcggaaacaattttcacacttattgtgacagtgaccttgacctagtaaccccaatttcaatagggaacatctactgtccaaggcctatgcacatgagaaaatcaagccaatcggtcaatttgttgacaagttattgatcagaaacaaactggtctaccgacagacaaacagacagacttaCCAACATCCAGCATAACAATATGCACCCTCTTCTTCAAAGGAGGGGGGGGGAgccataaaaaataaatttaagtatttgttaCACATCTCTTATATGACAGTATAGAAATAGCATGAGTGTCATAAacctgtttttttaatgaaaaaaaaacactgtctttttaactgattttaaaaacatatttgtcgTAAGAATACAAAGCCTTATTAATTTATGggaacaaaattaaacatttcatgTTCGACACTTATcattaaagaaaaaaaggtacaaaaatataacaattttttacaattaaacaaatgCATATTATATTTCTAAAAGCATGCTTGCATTGTTACACAACACTTTTACAAAAACAGCTATTGTTATTATTGTCACATATAACTTCACATTTCAAAAACAATTGTTGCAATGTAACACAGCATTATTAAACTAACAGCTATTATATGATAGTATTTTTTATCACTTGTAATAACACATATCAGGGATGACAATAATAAGCTATTTCACTTTGTACACCAGGATCTTGTTGTCTTGTCCCACAATAATGGAGGCAGTGCtgctgttgtagcagactgaccatgggTCCTGAAGCCCATCCCATACTGGAGCCAGAGTGGCAAGCTTCCTACTGCCCTCCCTGTCACATAAACATATATTGGGCATTGTAATTCAGGGTCCTTGAAGGTGGCAAGGACTGATCCATCCATGGTCAGGGTGAGGAGATTGTCATTGAAAGGGTCTGCGATGTACAACTTGTCACCTGTCAGACTCACAGCTAAACTCAGTGATTGCCAAACTGGTTTAAAAACTGCAAAACATAATAGATAATTACTATCTTTTGTAATAAGTGGTAGTGAAAATTACAAAACCATTGATTAAACATGTTTGTCTACAAAATAATGACTGAGGTTGAGTATGATATCTGATATGTTAACACTAATAGGACACTAATGTTCAAAACAATCAATGATGAAACTTGTTTAATCAGTTACATATGTttgcttttaaaattataatcacacaaaaaatataattttgtatttactGTTTGTACATGTGTAAGTTATTTGAAACcatttatatacaaattattgtatataataataatttgaattaTATAGCAAATAAcactttgtttgttcatttgataacaacaaaacatacagAACATGTTTCTTTGAATAGACCTGTCATGTAGATGTAGTCCTTATACATTACTGtcaattagtgctgcaacaatacacCAAAAACCATAtggcaatatattgtcagttcaaaaacccgtattgcaatatattgcaatatattgctaacttgtaccagaataaTAACTCGCCAGCTGatcaccaaaaccaacttaattacatgaacataacctttgtattgtatgttCAGGTTCTAGTTATATATATTGGCAATTCtagccttttttacaaaatgctttataaacacaattaacacttttttggctttacaaagcattttgttatgaaagtttttttatcattattacctctgtttataataacatcaatttacatttttattatgtaattgtgttttttttgtatttctacaGGCTTCATCTTAAATTGAACAGTATAAACATGCAAAAGCAGATCATGCGaactcccatgtaacaacgctactccgtataatagactttttagattGCTATTTTAAcggaacaatttatttttactcaacaccgatttgttttgtttaccttgatatcattatttctgattattttggatggcttttctggacgaaatgtggatAAATTTTGTAGAATTTTTGTACCGGTACGATGAAAATCGTTTCGCAATATAATATGCGCAttgcgtattgcaatatataccgatataccagtatattgttgcagcactactgtCAATATACCTTAATTACCATTTTCAAGAGTAATATTGAAATTTTTCAAGTTTCTGGCAGTTGTAAAAATAACTACTATAAATGCTTGATCACTCTTTACAAtacagtttttgtttaaaaagaaaaatccAACATAATTCTTACCTGTCACACAATTAACTTCATGCAGTTTGTTGAATAGTTTACCACTCTTTGAGTACTTGTACAATGCAGTTCCAGAGGTGACAAACAATGCACCCTGGTGGTGGGAAATACTGAAACATTTATGTTGTAACTTAAGCTTTCTGTCTGTCTCAAGATTGCTGTTGttgatttttataaactggacctcTGAACCAACAGTAACaccaacctcactgggtgtgatctggCACATGCCCCATGGCTCACCAGATACTTTACAGGATCTAACCAACTTGAACTGCTGGTTCAACAGCTTGACAGTTTCATTACCTTTGTCTGCAAGCAGGACCTGTCCATCAGGGAGAACAAGTATGTCTCTGATACTGCAATATTCGCCTTTAACGTCATACTCAGACTTTCCCTCCATCTTCATTACTTGGTCTGAAATTTCCAGAACTGTCGCTGTCTGCGTACTGTCTTCAATTCTCCAAAGACCTGACAATGTGGAAAGATACTGCACAATGTCTCTATTGGGTAGAAAAGTAATTGAAGATTTTACTTGAACAAAGTTAGTATACGTCTGatatttttcaaacaactgtATTTTGTCTACGCATTTAATGCTAGTTAGTTAGATAAAGATAGTTCCAGCTTGCTTTTATCGCTTATGTGCTCTATGACATCTTTAAGTTGTTTTAGTTCATCACAAAAAGTGGCACATTTGTCAATATCACTTTTATGAGAGGCTTGCATTTTGTTAAGTGTATCTTTCATTTCCGTCAGTGTCTTCTTTTCAAGAATGTCTAAGGCTGCTATTATTTGTTCCCGAGTTTCCTGTATTTTGTGTAACTGCTTATCAAATGAACTTTGCAGAGAACGAAAGTTAGCCTCCTGGCTGTCTTGAAGCTTGTCTTGAAGCTCCTTCAGTTGTGCTAGAGTAGTTTGGATAGTAACTGATACTTGTTTGAGGTCTGTGGAGGTATTTTTTACCAAGTCTGATAAAAGCATGACAGCTTTGCATTGCCTGTAAGAAAACAGATTATTAAAACCAATAATTTATTAATGATTCAAAAAGTACTTATTTTTCACAGCATGATCAACATAAATCTGATaaacatttcgtaaaaaaaatcatgattatCAATATGAATTTGGATAATactaaacaaatatgtttttattttgaaccatATCTTTAATCATAAGGCTCATACCCCAAAATACTGTTACAAATATTGTATAAATCAAGGCCAATATAATTCATTGTTTGATTGTATTCAAGAAatgtaaacactttaaatgtattatttcactGAAATTAATGCAGGGCCATCTTACTGGTCCAGCTTACCCCTTAACTTAagttaacatataaaataaacaattcaattCAACCTGGAAAATGTCAAGCTTGGTCACTGGACTACTTGTTTTCAAAATCTATAGAAATCCCTGATTAGACTTTAATAATTACCTGTTTGAAAGGAAGGTTATAACTCTAACTTTTTTCATTTCACAACAAATGGCAGTTCTTAACAGAACATTtgttatattcatattattaaCTTAATTTCAGATAAGTATTCAAGTTAATTTCAAGTAACTTTAAAACCACTTTGTGAATTAAACGTTTTATGACAACTATGATAAAGATACCTGTGATTAAGGAGAGCACACTTTCTGCAGAATAGCTGGGTATGGTCTTTGCAAAACATCTCCACCTTATCTTCTTTATGACcatcacatttcaaaagaaactCTTCCACCTTCTTGGaaactggccatttcttcatatcTCCCCTACCGTGAGGGgaatgttttgtaaacaactggCCATGCATGTTAATACATTTTGGGCAGTAAAACTTCTCACAAGATTCGCAATAATAATCGGCTGATTCCGAAACTTCCTGGTCTTCACAGGTCGAACACAAGAAGTCTTGAACCATGTCAGATTCTTTTTCAATGTTGGACTGCGGACAAGATGCCATTTGTTGCCTTTGATTTAACTCAAATAATGACGTATCTAACCTAATAGAttactaaacaaaacaaaaacaccaaTCTAGCTATTATTCACTGACTATCAACATGTAATGTCCAGCTTATAAGTCAAATAAAAATCTACTTAAAGTTTGTTTTCAAGCTTTATCTCCAGCAAACAAGGTATTTATGTAACCATTTATGTGACATGTATTATACCACACTAGCCCACCGCCTTTTAACAACTGGTTTATGTTTGCATTCCAAGTATCTGAACTTTAAATATGTATGCAATCAATAGAGCAACCAGGGTAACTTGAAAACATGGGTCTCAATAAGAATTATTGATCTGTGAACTACTTGAATATGTTACAAAGCCAATGTTGGAGTCAAAGTTTGAATGTTCCTTGTGAAATCAACaggagggccaagatggccctagttcgctcacctgagagtaGTCGGTTCAATCAATGTTTACCTAATGCCAAACTTGACGCATACATTGACctgacaaacatcctggtcaagtttcatcattattgaaccaaaactctggcgtatggagtgtttttgtttttgtgagatttaaaatggtgacctatattttgagttgaccccccttaccaaacatcaaactttgcttacaaaaataaatattatgaccaagattaataaaatctgaaacaaaattgtgacctctagagtgtttacaaggattttgtataatataatgaaaattaggacaatctaagggcaataattatggcattcattatgtgattttgctcatcatcaaacttgacaaagatctttcagcaactttgataaagaatgcttgagaaatgtgaatgctagagtgtttgcaaaccaaatgtggacaga contains:
- the LOC127850769 gene encoding uncharacterized protein LOC127850769, with the protein product MKMEGKSEYDVKGEYCSIRDILVLPDGQVLLADKGNETVKLLNQQFKLVRSCKVSGEPWGMCQITPSEVGVTVGSEVQFIKINNSNLETDRKLKLQHKCFSISHHQGALFVTSGTALYKYSKSGKLFNKLHEVNCVTVFKPVWQSLSLAVSLTGDKLYIADPFNDNLLTLTMDGSVLATFKDPELQCPIYVYVTGRAVGSLPLWLQYGMGFRTHGQSATTAALPPLLWDKTTRSWCTK